From the genome of Candidatus Aminicenantes bacterium:
CCCTGATGCCCAGCAGGAAGTCCGCCACCACCGCCCAGTCACCTGAAACCAGGTCACACCAGCGTTCCAAACCCGCGGCAACCAGGGGATCCCGATTCCCGAGCGTGTCCTCGCGGTACCAGACCGCGCGGCAACCCAGGTTACGCGCCAGTTCCACGTCGGACAAACGGTCCCCCACCACGTACGAGTGCTCCAGATCGTAATCCCCATTCAGATACTCGTTCAACATTCCCGTACCCGGTTTGCGTGTGGGCGCGTTGTCTTGCGGCCATGTGGGATCGATGTGCACGGCGGCAAAGCGGATGCCTTCGTTGGCCAGTAATGTCAACAGTTTTTCCTGGGACGCCTGGAAAGACGCCATCGGGAAAGATCGCGTTCCAAGGCCATCCTGGTTGCTGACCATCACCAGGTGAAACATACCCGTGCTTGCCACGCGGTTCAGGCTGACCACCACTTTGGGCAACAACTCCAGTTTTTCCAGGGAATCCACCTGCGGATCATCCTCGGGTTCGCGGATCAGGGTACCGTCCCGGTCCAGGAACAACAATCGTTTTTTCAGCATTTCAAGCCTCCGTTATATGCTTGCAGACATTCCATCAAGAAGCGGTTTTCCTTGGTCGTTCCCACGCTGATGCGCAGGCAATTGCCGCACCCGGGCTGGTCGGAGCGGTCCCGTACCCGCACTCCGTTTGTTTCCAGAAAGCGCAGAACACCAGCGCCGTCAAGAAAGCGGACCAGAAGAAAATTGGCCTGAGAAGGAAACACCTCATCCACACAAT
Proteins encoded in this window:
- the hisB gene encoding histidinol-phosphatase; protein product: MLKKRLLFLDRDGTLIREPEDDPQVDSLEKLELLPKVVVSLNRVASTGMFHLVMVSNQDGLGTRSFPMASFQASQEKLLTLLANEGIRFAAVHIDPTWPQDNAPTRKPGTGMLNEYLNGDYDLEHSYVVGDRLSDVELARNLGCRAVWYREDTLGNRDPLVAAGLERWCDLVSGDWAVVADFLLGIR